In one window of Thunnus thynnus chromosome 23, fThuThy2.1, whole genome shotgun sequence DNA:
- the LOC137176015 gene encoding erythroblast NAD(P)(+)--arginine ADP-ribosyltransferase-like: MKAHLLIFAAVLLVPCWTMPAGQWKAPSSIPLNMVPDAVDDMYNGCTEKMERRVQKEYFRKEFVGTFKIAWENAEKCSNKYSQDLTKNQRQAICVYTSNDIYAEFNKAVRTGRSIYGSSFRFHSLHFWLTTAIQTLNNKHCYISYRRSRAAFTGNVNSIIRFGAFASSSLRTDLKLFGSKTCFQIMTCFGAYVKHYSNYPSEEEVLIPPYERFKITKIINGQGKFPDLSDCEKVFTLRSSVYKSNLNCKAAPRLESSIFSK; encoded by the coding sequence GCACCCAGCTCCATTCCACTGAACATGGTTCCTGATGCTGTTGATGACATGTACAATGGCTGCACCGAGAAAATGGAGAGGAGGGTCCAGAAAGAATATTTCAGAAAAGAGTTTGTGGGAACATTTAAAATTGCCTgggaaaatgcagaaaaatgttcaaacaaaTACTCACAGGATCTCACCAAAAACCAGCGGCAGGCAATCTGTGTCTATACATCCAACGACATTTATGCAGAATTCAATAAAGCAGTCCGGACCGGTAGGAGCATCTATGGCAGCTCCTTCCGATTCCATTCTTTACATTTCTGGCTTACTACTGCCATACAAACCCTGAATAACAAACACTGTTACATTAGTTATCGAAGAAGCAGGGCTGCATTCACTGGCAATGTTAACAGCATAATTAGGTTTGGTGCGTTTgcctccagctctctcagaaCAGACCTTAAACTGTTCGGTAGCAAGACCTGCTTTCAAATTATGACCTGTTTTGGAGCTTATGTGAAGCATTATTCAAATTATCCAAGTGAGGAAGAGGTGCTTATTCCCCCCTATGAAAGATTCAAAATAACCAAAATTATTAACGGTCAGGGTAAATTTCCAGATCTGAGTGATTGTGAGAAGGTCTTTACTTTGAGGAGTTCAGTATATAAGAGTAACCTAAACTGCAAAGCTGCACCCAGATTAGAGAGCAGCATTTTCTCCAAATGA